The window AAGCAAATTTTTCAGCCTTCTCAAGACCTGCTTCAAACCCTGGCTGGTGGCGATAGGTTGAGTGCTCTTTTAGATGACATTCTGCTTAACATTTTGTTATTCTTGCAATGGAAAATGCTATAGCCATCTCTGTTCTGCCCACAAGGTGGAGAATTCTTTTTATTTCAGGTCCTGATATAGATCTTGGTGTTGGTACACTCCAATTAACTGAGGCAACTTATCAGAATGACAGAAAAAGACTATTTTTAAGTTTGATTAGTTTAGGGAATAGACTGTCGTATCGCAAAATCAGGTTCCGGTAAGAATATTTAGGTTGTGGTTGTTGCATTTTATAGAAAGCTTGGCAGTTGAATGGTTAATATTGAAAACAGGTATTTTaggaggaaaacatctagttACAGTATTATGAGTGACTAACTAGTAGTTATAGGAGTATAAACCTAACAaattatttacaagaatacccttactaatttattatctataagaatacttatattctcttaacactCCCCTTCAAGTTAGAGaatatatatcataagcacccaACTTGTTATAAATGTATTTCACTCTAGAGCCCCTTAAACTCTTGGTAAACAAATCAACCAATTGATCTACAGAAggtacatgagatgtcttgatAACTCCGTCAAgcaatttctctcgaatgaaataacaatcaatttcaatatgttttgtcctttcatgaaacactgAATTAGACGCAATATGAACAGCCGCTTGATTATCATacactaaattcataggctgtttatgctcaaacccaagttcaagtaacatgctcttcaaccaaaccaactcacacacaGTGTGAGCCATAGCGTGGTATTCAGATTTTGCACTTGATTTGGAGACAACTAtttgcttcttactcttccacATATTAAATTATCACTAACAAATACATAATATCTTGTGGTCGATTTTCAATCTGAGTCAGAATCAATCCAATATGCATCACTATATCCTTTAATATCagtgtgtccatgattttgatacagTAATCCTTTTTCAGGAACACTCTTAAAATACCTAAGAATCGGTATAACAGCATCCCAATGACTAGTACGAGGGGTATtaagaaattgactcacaactctcactgcaaacgaaatgtcaggtctcgttagtgagataatttaatttacccacaagTTTTCGATATTGTCTAGAATTATCTAATAATGTACCTTGATCTCCTACTAATTTTACATTAGGATCCATAGAAGTATCCACAGGTCGGGAACCTAACATCCCAACTTCACTCAGCATATTGAGTACATATTTCctttgaaataaataaatttcatatttagaCCGAGCTATCTCAATATTCAAAAAATACTGTAGATAATCtaaatcctttgtctgaaagtttgcttgcagattggatttaagtttctggATTCCCATaacatcatcacctgtaatcacaatatcatccatataaacaactaataaaattttaccagcatTAGAATGCCGATAAAATACAGAGTGATCTACTCCATATCTTGTCAGACCGAACTCCATGACAACACTACTAAATCGGCCGAACCAAGCCCTCAGAGACTGTTTCAATTCATATAAGGATTTCAAACGACAAACCAATCGCAAATTCTCCCCCTGAACAACAAAACCAGGAGTTTGTTTCATATATATCTCTTCTTCTAAATCTCCAtatagaaatgcatttttcacatccaactgatgcaatggccaattataagttgctgccaaagagataagaagacaAACTGAGGTAATCTTTGCAACATgagaaaatgtttctaagtAGTCTATTCCATATACCTGAATAAATCCTCTAGCTAACAGACGAgccttcaatctatcaatagaaccattagactgcacttttatagtgtacacccatttacaaccaacaacAGGTTTACCAGAAGAAAGATGGACAAGATCCCAAGTAGcattttgttccaaagcagATATCTCTTCCTGCATAGCTGATCTCCAACCAAGATGATTAAGAGCATGGGTAATAGACTTAGCAATAGAAACAGAATCaagggaagcaacaaaagaagaatatgacatagagagacgagaataagaaacaaaattagaaataagaTGAGAAGTACAATACCTCTTACCTTTGCGTAAAGCAATAGAAAAATCTAACTCAGAAGAGGGCATCATacctggatttgaagattgagagttaattggtgaagtgcATGACATATCAGGACTTTCTCAACCATGGAATGACGAGAATAAACTTGAAGATTAGGACGAGATATTACGCTATGGAATCTGGTGGACTAGATAGCTCAAGTAATAAAGAAGAAGGGACTGGTAAAAcaggagagaaaaaagagagacaCTGGTCTAACTCACAAGGCATACCGAATTTCATAAAATATGGAGtggattcaaagaaagtaacatcAACACAAGTAAAAAATCGATTTAAAATTGGACTGTAACATATATACTCTTTTTGCGCTCGTGCGTATCCCaagaaaatacacttaatagcacAAGAATCTAATTTATCCATTCCAGGAGCAAGCTGATGAACAAAACACACACATCCAAAAATACGATGAGATAATTTAAACACAGGTTTATGAGaaaaaagaatggagtgagATAATTGGCCTCCAAGGATAttagatggcatgcgattaattaaataacattcagttagaactgcatcacttcaaaattgtttgggcacattcatgtgcaacaaaGGTGTTCGAGCAACTTCCATtaaatgtccaatttttctttcaacaactccattctgttgtggagtgtgAGGACAAGATAATTGATGAATAATACCAGACTTAATCATAAAGGTATTAAAAGGAgtgaaaaaatattctttcgcattatcactgcgaagtatacgtatagacacaccaaattgattctttatttctgtaacaaatgtacaaaaaatggaatatagttctgaacgatctttcattaaataaatccatgtaactcttgaaaaatcatcaacaaagattataaaatatttaaaatctaACTTTGAAGTGGCTCGACTAGGACCCCAAATatcagaatgaactaacaaaaagggTTTAGAAACCTatttattgactctaggagcaaaagaaacacAATAATGCTTTCCTAACTGATAAGACTCACGTTCTAATGAAGACAACTGACTCAAAGTAGAAActaactttttcaaattttgtaaagacGGATGGCCtaaacgacagtgaatttcaagaggagaaacagtagcAGGACATGCAATCGGACCATTGgagttgagaaaataaagaccattatgcttatgccctccaccaatcatcctctttgtcttcaaatctTGAATGACAACAAAATCAGGAGAAAAGTAACTGAACACTGTAGAGATTTAGTGAGCTTACTAGCAGACATTAGATTAAATGGCAAATTGGgtacgtaaagaacagaagacaGCGAAAAAGACGGGTTAATTTCTACAGTGTCTAGTCCTTTAACTTTAATGATAGATCCATCAGCTAAAGTAATATGAGGAAAGGAAGTAaactcttgaaaattagaaaaatttttaaaggtacttgacatatgatcagtagcTCCGGAGTCAATAATCCATGAGTCATTACCCTTTTGTGCTAAAGAAGTAGAGGGAAGAGATGCGTGATTTGTAGTTTGGTACTATATgaatttaacataatcttcGTCGAATATAGTAAAAGTCTTCTGGGACCCATGTGCTGAAGAACTTGATTCAATTTGGTCAGTGGTAACCGCATTAGCAAAACTTTCAACCATAGCGAATagcatttcaaacaaaaaaacagtCAAAATTCGTGATGAGCAGTACCTTTTAACAGTCGCGTGAACAGTCCAATGAACAGTATCGCGTGAACAACACGCGATGACCAATATCGCGTGAACAAGACTTTTGCTAGATgtttaaccctaaccctaagacttttgctctgataccatgaaaataggtattttGGGAGAAAAACATGTGGTCAcagtattatgagtgaccaactagtatttataggagtacaagcCTAACAaattatttacaagaatactcttactaatttattatctacaagaatacttatattctcttaacaaATATCTGCTGCAATTTCACTTGCTGTCCAAGAACTTGAGATTTTGATGGCAATTGATCAGAATGTACTCTCTATCTCTCTTCCTAGAGTATTTACATGCAGAAAACACTTGTTACTTTGAAACTGAATGCAGAGGTGGTTATGGTTGTCCCGGATTCAGTGTCATTACTGAGTCTGGAGTGCTTCGCTTGCAATCCTTTGGATTGGTAGGAGTTTCTGTCCATAGGCTTATTCAGGGTTGTCCTTTGCTAGACGAATTGTACTTATTCTTCCGATCTTTTAAGAACAGTGATGGAATTAATGATAAAACTCTTGTGATTTCTAGTCCTATGTTGAAAAAAACTTGTACTCTCCGGTATGGGAGGTAAGCTCCCTATTGGTATGAAAGCAAACATTCTTGAATATTTTGAGTACAGAGATTCTGGAGATCATGTATTGATTATAGATGCCCCCCATTCTTAAATATTTCAACTACAGGGATCATGGGTTCAAAGTAAAGGCTGTGCACTACCTCATGTTTCTTGCTAGAGCTGCAGTAGAAGTTGAGTTTCTTCATGGTGGAAGAACTGGGAAGCAACTTGTTTTCCTGTAGGCATCATGCTTTTGAGTTTGTTCATGAGTTGCAAAATGCGAAATCATTTTATTTATCTCACTTGAGTCTgaagttttgtttttccttttcctttcttctgaTACATTTCGCTTCatttcagagattttcttcaagttCAGAAAGGGACTTATCTAAGTTTTCTTCTCATTGCTGTGAAGGCTCTTTGTCCTTTTAGAAATTTATTGCCAACTTTCAACGACTTAACCATTGTGGAGCTTGGAGCTTCTGATTATAACGATGCTCTTTATGTGGCAATGTGGCAAGTCTTGTCAAGTGTACTTGAAAAAGCCCCTAATCATAAAGCGCTAATCCATAACAAAGCCAGTTATGACCAACGCTATCAGAGTCAAATTCATAATTTTCTGCATTCTCTGATCTTTTCCATATGTGCAGCAGGTGTCTCTGGAGAACCTTTGTTCCGCTAGGGCATTTGGATTCGGCTTTTGAAAGGCATTTCCAATACACTTAGTTGTGCATCCTGGGGAGATAGgaatcagaaaattcaaaagggaGGCAGATGAACTCGAGCTAGTGGAGTAATTTTTGCAGAATGGGAAATCTTTAAAGAAGATGACACTCTTTGGGAGGATAAGGGTGTACTTTTGACGAAACCTTGTTTAGTAATGACGAATTTAGGGTGTGATTTCTTGGAAAGTTAACAAGCTTGTCTAGATTCCTTTTATTAAACTCGCATGCTTTTGCCTAATGATCATGCACTTACTTTTTAATCTTGATGAAGAGTTGATTAATCCTTAAATCAGTCTTTAAATAGATCTAATTGTGATGGTTTAAATAGATCCAAAGGCAGAAGCCTAGCAGCTTAATAACAGTTCATTTAATATGTGGGATCCTATTAGAGAATCTTTTACAGGGACTAAAGAAAACAGGAAAAACACTACCCTTACTAGTGACTGTGAATGTAgagaaggaaatttttttttctgacaatcatattttatttatttatttttttttatttggataaAAATGAATACAGAGATAACTTATCTGGATTGTCATGATGTTTCATGATTTCATAACCATCTTTTTAGTTACAACAGAACACCTATTAGAATACAGAGAAGGGAGTACTATAGCTGCACTTGATTTTATTCTTTAGATGATCCTTTTTTCATTCTCAGAGGAATGGATAGTGGGAGAACTTGGATGTCATGATATTTTTGTTCCTGAAACTATTTAGAGGTACTGGAAGTTGAAGCTTTGCATTTGTTGGTAGCCTTTTCTCACCTAGCAGAGATCACAAGGAAAAAATACTTATACCATGTTATCTGTACTTTTCTTCACTCAGATAACAGATTCCAATTCTCAGTTCTCAGTTCTCTTTTTGctctattttttattcttttccttgaTAGTCTTATTTCAACTATAAAAGAACTGGGGTGATACATTAACTCAATTATAATTTGCAGTACTATAAAAGAACTGGGGTGATAGCAAACACTTTTGTTTACATTGCGTTCAACTTTCATGTACTACTGAACAATATGTGCTATATTCTCATTGCTGTAGCCACATTTCGGATATCACAACGGTTGCTGGTGGAAACCTCCTGACAAATGTATAGGGtcaaattcactcatttttccttaattttctgGTGATGGTTGCATTAATTATGAAGAAGACGAATCTATTTTGTCAACTCTTCAAGACTCAAACCAGTTTGGATACAAAGTCTCTAATGTTTGCATGTGAACTTCCCCCCTCATCAAAAGCCTGCCTTGCTAAATCCTTccatttttttgcattttgacTAATCTCTTGTCCTTTCTTCTTGTCCATTACTAGGCTTATGCATTGACTAATCACATTTCTTCTAACAATTCCATTTTCATCTGGAAGAGCTTTGATTCCCGTTTTCCAGATGTCCATTACAAACTTGGCGTTTGTGCTTTGATCTGTCCATTGTGGCATTGGTATGATAGGGACACCCAAACTTAAAGCCTCCAGTGTTGAATTCCATCCACAATGAGTAATAAAACACCCCATAGATTCGTGCGCTAAAACTTCCAGCTGAGGAGACCATGAGATTATTAATCCTTTATCAGATGATTCTTCGAGAAAATCTTTTGGCAGCTTGTTTGATTCTGATTCTCTAACTACCCATAGGAAATAGTAATTGCTCTTTCTCAAACCCCATGCTAATTCTTCCATCTGCTCAGCATTAAGTTCTGCCAAACTTCCAAATGCTACATAAACAACTGAACTGACCGACCTTTCATTCAGCCATGACATGCAAGCTTTAGTCATTGACTTAAAAAGATTGGGACCATAGTGCTTGTCATCTTCAAGGCTCTTCTCTAGGTACATGGATGGGATAGCTGGTCCAATTGTCTTAACTGGTAGGATTTTTGCCATCCAATCATTCACCTAAGCAATATACATATAAACAATAAAATTCACATTAGAAGACAAAGAGCAAGTTTTAGTTTTGAAATATTAGTTGACAATCACATGGCTTGGCATGGTCATTTAAGGACTTAGCTTTGCCACTGGCTAGCCAATAATCTATTTGGCCACAATTGAGAACATTCAAGTATTTTTACCTCTTCCTCCAACTTGTAAAATGTGTTGAAGAAAATCCAGTCAGCTTCTTTGATGTTTTCCATTTGGTCATGTACAACCAGCTGATAAATTGCTGGATATGAAGCATAATCAGAAATAAAAGAAGGCAGATCTGAAGCTAATAGTGGTGGCAAGCCAGGAATGTCCACTTCTGTCTCCTCTAGAGGAAGTTTCAAGCACCCTTTGTGAGCATGGTAATAGATGTTATTGACAGCACAAGATTGAGTGAAGAAAACAGCCCCACGTAAGCCAAGACTCTTTGCCACATCCAGACACCAAGGCAAGAATGCATCATAAACTATACAATCAACAGGACAGCCTAAATCATGAAGCTTCAAGATTAGCTCAGTAAGAGTTTCTGAGCCACATTTTCTAAACATAGCCAAGTATATTCCTGCTGCAACTCCATTTACTCCTTCGTCGTATCCATCAGAGATGGCCTCCACTGAGATAGAACCTGAGGCTTCTTGCAAGGTTTTAAACAAGAATTTGGTTGTAACAAGTGTAATTTTCGTGCCTTGATGTTGCAAACGCGTAGCAAATTGGAGCATTGGGTTTATGTGACCCTGGATGGGAAATGGCAAAATCAAGCAATGACCTCTGTAAGTTTCCATCAATTGCTCTGTATGGACTCTTTTTGAGGTATCACAACCTTTAAGAATTAAGAGTTCGTGTACTTATAGCTTGTATGAGTAGACAGAAGAATGTGTACAGACATGTGGTTGGGTGGACATGGCATCTTTTGTTGTATAAGTCCAGTTATATTCTCcattttgtatttctttttgcCCGAGATAATCTTTGTTGGCCGCCTAAGAACAATGTGATCTGCATTGTACATTCCAAGATCAAGATATCAATAAACAACTAGCCAATGGATCCAAGTCTTGAATAATAAATTTGTCAGTTGATAGGAGAATTTTTTACTCCAAGGTTCATATCCATAGGTCATCGACCTAGATTTTAGTATGAAAAACACAACTACAAACAGAACACAGTAAACATGATTGGAGAATCGAATGCAGCGCAGTAGGTGGTACTGTCAATAGCTATGGGACAAAGGGAAGGATGGCATAGTTTTGTCCACCCAAATCCATTGTAGATTTTTTTTCTATACAATCcaattcaaggtgaaaaatCCTAACCTTGGAATATTTTGTATGTAATTCGGGGGGAAAGTTAAATTTGCCCTTCTGTCATATATTCGCATTTTCTTCGAAGTTCCAATGTTAAAGTCATAAAATTTTGTTTGCAACATTAgtatccttttatttttctttttcaagagaCTCTAATTCTTAcgagagaaaggaaaaataagaagatttGAAAATCAAATGAAGAACCTCAAAGTCATCCAACTACGTCCTACCAACTGATTGAGTTGTGGGAATAAAAGTGTTGATCTACGATAAAAGGATGTAGATTTAGCCCCTATTTGGCTATGCCAAAGTCCTTCTGTATTTGTTGGCAGCAAGATGCTGCATACTAACCCTTAAAACCACACGTTGCATGAATGAATTTCCTAACAGCATTGTTTTGAATACTGGATCGGGCCGGCCGATTCGACTAGTCGCAAATCGGTCATAACTCTGGTTTAGTTCATTACTCAGGTTGACTGGACTTAAAGATCGATTCTTGAATTGTAGAACTGGATTGAACCGTTGAACCGgcgattttttttgtttttgtatattaaattgaatatatatatatataataggtTTTTCTTAACCCTAAAGACTAATTATTAAATGCCACGTCCACTcaatttcttctcattttttgcctcttatcaagtttgcaactctattttctattttcttaatttcctctaaactccaaacttcttttttttaagttgTAATCTCTAAATTCCAAAAATGTGAATTAAAATttaagggaaaatcgtccaaaacgcccctcacattttgtaaaatgacttttttcgtccctcacttttaaaagtgtaattttatgtccattacatatttacatcgatcaaatttaatccctaactaggtttccgatcattttttagTCGGAATCCATCacatgcaaggcacgtgatcattttttaagggtaaatatATCAAATTATGTTTTAAATAATctaatctatagtcctccacattttataaaataaattttttcatccctcacattttataaaatgatttttttcattcatcacatttcacaaaatgaatttctccatccctcacattttaaaaaatgaatttttcatttcaaacaaaaaaaaattactaaatggATGCACACACCCACGTCCATTTACAAACCCTTGCAAAATGAAAGGAATGGTTTAGCATTCCTCGAACATCAAGCCTATAGCTTGATAAATGCAAAAGCATGTTACTTATTTCACTTAAAATGCTCTTTCTACTTGCTTTACATACGGCTGCTATGTAGGGTTCTTTAAATGTAGggacaaaaattttgaacataattggTGTGCAAATCATTATGGCAAATAACTTCTAGAAAACACTAAGGAAATCAATTGACTgggttttcaaaagtttgacaatttttttttattttatggagGAAAAGGAAGACCATGAGAATCATTTTAATATGGATTAAAAAATTTACAGAATCAAATCAGATGAAATATTCATAATATATAGGTAGGCTTTTTCATTTTATGTTCTCACAGCACAAGATACATAGGAAGTGGTCTTGTATCACTCCTTCCActaaagtgtttttttttttttttttttacaattacaTGGCTGGTTTTTTACAAGTATTTATGTCAGAAAACTTTTCTCAAAAGCTGCCACAAATTCAAGGTTCGTGATTGTAAAGATGTGCACATTAATCGGTTCCCTTTTTCTTATCTAATAAATCTCATaagggaaaaaattattttttattatttattttttttttctgtttctctTGCCCAATTCTCATTCAACAACAAATTAAAAAAccaaacatgcaaaacacatgtAGATTTTACATTAGACATCCCAATAGTTAGGGGAGGGGGAAGACCATCTGTCAAAATACATCATATCTTTGTACTTTTTCCGCTGACGACAAACACTTACATTAATGTGAATGCGACCACATGGCCGCCGGTAACGATTATTGCATGTTGACTGCAAACGTCATTGCAATTGTGGTTTAAATCCCCCCATCATAATTGGTGTGCAAATTATTATCACAAATAACttctagaatacactttttAAGTGTTTGGATACACATTTGCATAGAAATTATTTGATCAAAAATTACTTATTTGCATcacaaacatattttttaacatattttttaatttttaattttttttatcttgcaTGCATTATATCGTAAAAAGTTCTAgaataattattctaaatagtACTTGAAAAAATCTCCTATcctatagggataatttcataaatctcCCCTAAGGTTCTGACAATTTCATTATCTTCCCTGAGATTTACAAATTACACAAATCTCCCCAAGGTTAAGATTCTTGTaacaaaattagtccaaatcataAAAAGTAACATAAAGAAAATACTTTAAACAGAGAAATGAAACTTTTACTTTATAAATATCCCTtatacatgtatataagttgtattagtaaaagaatgaaaataaTTAGAAGTTAGAAATAATTAACACACATATTTCACTATTCAAAAAGTTCacattcaatacattaaacaacataaataaacaataaaactacACTAATGATCACAAGATTCTGCAAAAACAGATCAGTCATATCTCTTAGTATGAGGCTTGTTAtgatttttgtaattttgaatagaaaaaaaaattcaaattttgtctttcttttctctttttctcctttaCTTCCACAGAATTATTTTACAACTATCACAAGTTTAAgagtttcaaaataaattttctcATGAACAATCTTCTTTtcccttatattttttttactccTCTTCTCACATCGTATAAAACTGATTTGGTCATTATCAATCACCAAATAGTTTCATTTGGTATATCAATTGGTATTATTTTGTACTTGCAAGTCACCATTCATCATTAAAGAAATTCCCAACAGTTACTTCTGTTAATTTGTTATTAATAGTTAATTCTAATTATTCAATCATTAGATATTTGTTTCTAATAATACATAATGTCTAAGGGTATATGAGTAATTTCTCCCTATATAATGTAAGTAATTGTGTCCATAATTTTATAatgggaggtaagtgtaattttataaatttcagGGGAGGCCAGTGAAATTATCAAAAGTTTTAAGGAAGATTTCTAAAATTAGCCCAAAACTATATACAAAATACTTTAGAAGATAAACGATTATATGGCAGAAGACTTCACATTGATGTATGTGTTATGGATGGTCACATTCACATTGATGCAAGTGTTTGTGGTCCGCTAACAATTATTGATGATGTTGACTTTAAACGCACGTCGAGTCGTTGAGGTTCGTGCCGTTGCAATGAACTACATGGATCCAGATCCAGCTACAGCCTACATGTACATGGTTGATTAACGGTGTCTGGAGGGCACCATTAAGAGAATTTCATATACtaaattttggtaaaaaataaataaatttgaaaaaaaaatatccaAATGTAGCAAGTGCAATGAATGCCGGTGTGTGTATGGTATAATTTAGGTATATTAACCAatactttaaaaaaatttatgatTAAGATTACATGTCTCAAATTTGGAAGTTAGTTTCTTAAATCTAGTGAACGTAAATGGTTAGAAATTTCAATggaagtttctaaaattattccaAGATTATAAGTCAAAATACTTTAGAAAATAAAAGATTATATGTCAAAAGACTGGTCACATTCACATTGATGTATGTGTTATGTATGGTCACATTCGCATAGATGCAAGTGTCTGTGGTCCGCTAACAACTATTGCTGATGTTGACTGCAAACGCACTTCGTCCCGTTGCA is drawn from Coffea arabica cultivar ET-39 chromosome 1c, Coffea Arabica ET-39 HiFi, whole genome shotgun sequence and contains these coding sequences:
- the LOC113736140 gene encoding UDP-glycosyltransferase 74G1-like, which gives rise to METYRGHCLILPFPIQGHINPMLQFATRLQHQGTKITLVTTKFLFKTLQEASGSISVEAISDGYDEGVNGVAAGIYLAMFRKCGSETLTELILKLHDLGCPVDCIVYDAFLPWCLDVAKSLGLRGAVFFTQSCAVNNIYYHAHKGCLKLPLEETEVDIPGLPPLLASDLPSFISDYASYPAIYQLVVHDQMENIKEADWIFFNTFYKLEEEVNDWMAKILPVKTIGPAIPSMYLEKSLEDDKHYGPNLFKSMTKACMSWLNERSVSSVVYVAFGSLAELNAEQMEELAWGLRKSNYYFLWVVRESESNKLPKDFLEESSDKGLIISWSPQLEVLAHESMGCFITHCGWNSTLEALSLGVPIIPMPQWTDQSTNAKFVMDIWKTGIKALPDENGIVRRNVISQCISLVMDKKKGQEISQNAKKWKDLARQAFDEGGSSHANIRDFVSKLV